In Nocardioides jishulii, the DNA window GTCAAGCAGGCTGGGGGCGACCAGCCCGCGATCGCGTACATCGACCGGCTGCTCGTGACGGACCGGGGCGGCAAGGTCTACGACCCCGACGGCAAGATCATCGAGTGCGAACAGGTCGACCCTGAAGACCAGGACTGACCAGCTGTTCCAGGCGGCAGAACTCAGCTATTGCTGAGCCCGATGACTCAGCGACGCTTTTCTCGCGTCGCCAGATGCACCATTCAGTTCAGTAACTACGCCTTCAGTAGGCCCCGTGGGACTCGAACCCACAACCAACGGAGTCCTAGGTAGCCACATCCTTCCGCGACCTCTAGCCACCCGCCGAGCGGTGAATTCGGTTTCTCTGGCCCATCGGGCCACCCGGAACCACCTTCCAATTCCCAACTTATATTGGGAGTAAGTCGTGAATCAGGTCGGGGCGCCAGTGTTGGGGGCGGTGTTCGTGCCAGGCCCAGTCTGGGCGGGCGTGAGCGCTTGCGAGTGACCCTTCGCCGGGGACACCTGGACCTAGGAGAACCCGCTTCCAGCAGGGCCGAAGGCCTCAGTAGACCACCGTTGAGCAAGAGCGTTCCGTAGTCTCAAAAAACTGTCAGCAACTCCCCAATCCCAGGAGCTTCGACACGAACCCACACGACGACACTTCAGGAGGTCACCACCATTTCCAGGACGACAACCCCGCCCGCCCCGACCACGTCCCACCTGCGACCCGAGGCGCTAGCCGAACGGTGGGACATGACTCCCAAGACCTTGGCGAACTGGCGCAGTGCGGGCACAGGCCCCACTTTCGTGAAAATCGGGGGCATGGTCCGCTACCGGCTGGCCGATGTAGAGGCGTACGAAGCC includes these proteins:
- a CDS encoding helix-turn-helix transcriptional regulator, producing the protein MRPEALAERWDMTPKTLANWRSAGTGPTFVKIGGMVRYRLADVEAYEAGSRVQAVTA